A segment of the Juglans regia cultivar Chandler chromosome 15, Walnut 2.0, whole genome shotgun sequence genome:
CAGAACCAACACTCTTCACGTTAGCCATGCCCTTGATCCAAAGATTTTTGAGTGACGGCAAATATTTCCCCAATGGAGGTAATGATGTGCACTTGTAACAATTTTCTAATCTCAAGGAGACCATATCAGGAAATGAAGGAGATGTTAACCAATTTGGAAATTTGGTACCACCATAGTTAATTATAACTAGCTCCATCAAAGCGTCGTGAGGCCATAGCCCATTTAGTACCTCTAGTTCACTTGTCCTGTCTTTCGACTCATCAATGTATTCACTACATTTCAACCACAACTCACTAATTTTCGTCTTTTTAATCAATTCAGCATCCTTTGCATTCTTCGGATCAATCACATTCTCTAATCTTGAAATGCGGAGTGTCCCTCGAAGATGCTTCAAAGGTCCAAGCTCCTTTATTCCAGAGCAACTGTCTTTTCCCAGAACTAGATTAGATAGTGTTTGAAGACAAGTTAGTTTACCTATTTGCATAGGCATTCTTTCCAAACTATCTGCACCTTCAATGTTGAGATGGCGCAAGTTGACCAAGTTTCGAAACATTAAAGGTAATTTCTTTAGGCGAATACAGTTCTCCAACAACAATGTTTGTAAGTTGTAAAGACTAGTTATTGATTCTGGCAGGAGTCTTATTCGAGTGTCTGAAAGGTTAAGATACCGCAGATGCTTGAAATCACCAATAGAATCCGGTAGCTCTGTTATGCAATATCCATTGAAAGATAACACTCTTAAGAAACGTAATGTTGGAACCAATTCAAAAGGAACATGATGAGCCAAATAGCAATAACCTGGATCTGGTAGCATAAGAGGTAAGAATGTACGTAAACTTGTGAATTTAGAAAAAACCTCAAACTTTTTAGTTACATCAAATTTGCTTCCCAAATAAGATGAGTGGCGTGCCTTTATAGGAATATTCTCATGCTTATTACCTCCAACCCTATCTTCCATTCTAAAGCTCGTATTGCTTGCAACCGACTGAGCCAAATCATTGATGAGGTCATGCATCACAAATTGTGATTCATTAATACGTGACTGTTGGAAAAATGACCTTGACAACAGATTGCGAAAATATTCGAAACCCAAATCTTCCATTTCCTCTTCATCTTGTAGGGGTTGAATCAGACCTTCTGCCATCCATAATAGAACCACCTCCTTCTCCTCAAATTCGTAGTCCTTTGGTAGTATTGAACAGTAAGCAAAGCACCTCTTCAAATGTGAAGGTAGATGGTGATAACTTAACATAAGAGCGGGAACAATTCCACTTTCTTTCACTGAAATATCCCATATCTTATTCTTCAAAACTTTTTCCCACTCATTGCGGTCTTCATTTTTACTACGTAAGACTCCTCCAATAGTTTTTACTGCCAATGGCAAGCCTTTACACCTTTTAATGAGTTCCTCACCAATATCTTTAAGGTTTGGATGCGCACTGAAGTCTTTTGCATCCAATGCATGTTGGGTAAATATGGACAAACAAGCTTCATTTGACAACTCCCCCAACTTAAAAGGCTCAACTTCCTTGTTTCGCATTAGTGACGAGACTTTCTGGATACGAGTTGTGACAATAATACTACTTTTCGGAGCCCCTGCTTCAAAAGGAGCACGTAGAAGAGTCCAATCATTGTAGTTCTCATTCCAAACATCATCAAGAATTACTAGAAACCTTTTTCCAAGTAGTTTCTCCTTCAGTTTGACTTGCAACGAATTTAGATCTTTGTCATCACAATTTTCCGAGGTCAAAGATTGtaaaattgtttttgtaactGCAGCAACATCAAAATCTTCTGAAACACAAGCCCATGCTTTCAGATCAAAAAAGCTCTCCACTTTCTTATCATTGTATACCAGTTGGGCCAATGTTGTCTTTCCAATGCCCCCCATACCAAGGATAGGAATCACATTGGGTACTTTATTCAAAGCATCACTATGTTTTTCATTGATCAATAATTGAATTACAGCTCTTGTGACTTCCTCCCTACCATATATGTGTCCTTCGGTCACCACAGAAGTTGAGGGAggtctctctcttcttttgtttggCCTTGGactaacattttccttcaaattaaGTTGATCTTTTTGTGTCACAAGATCActaaatcttgtatttattttctctatctttGAGCCCAACCTAAACTTAATCTTAACAGCACTTGGAGTTAAACTAGTACAACAAGCAGGGATGAGATTTCGTACCATACTAGTGCTAGCCTGAGTTTCAGCGGCCATCAACTTGCGTTGCAAAGCTTCTGTGGCGAACTCATCAAGTATATCTTCCACGTCGTAGGCCAAGTCTCTGAGATCATCAAGCCAAACTTTCACTGTCTTTTTAGTCTGTTGCTTCTCCTCTGCATCATCCAACACCTCTCGAATTCTTTCCATGGCTTCACCCCACTTGTCCAGCTGTTTGCCGAGTCCTTCTCGGCGAGCAAATTTTAGCAACTCAGGAGATGCCAGTCGGTCAAACAACACATGAAGGAATGCAGAAAGAATGAGCTCTGCCATTATTTTCGTCAGAGAAAGGAAACGAATTAAGGAGAAAGTATGCAAATAAAGAAACACTACTGTTTTAGGCCTTCGTTGTTTTggtgagagagaaaagaaggaagcaagactattcatttcttcattttccaagTGCATGGCATTTTTGTATTCTGATAGGGCCCGCCACTATCATTATCAATCTGATCAGCTGCCTCAATTAATGTTGGATcctaatttgtaaaaaattaatgcACTCCGTGACTTTGTAAAAGGTTctaagtatcatttttcttctcaaaacgaccttcattaattaatttcgtGAAAGGTATTATTAATAGCTCTAGTAATTCATTAATTTTGTAGTTATCACGggtctttttcctttcttttttttgaccGCACTCAATCGTGGAAATTTCGTGGAAAATGTTGCTGACATTAATTATTGCTGACTTATTAGTCCAGGTCTCCTTTCTTTCAAGTCTCTTTCTAgtactctctttttctttagttCATTTCATTCAACCACACGTTATATGGAATACTCCACCACAGTCGACCACATTaattcaataagaaaaaatatatttaaaagccGACATggattacatatttaataaagtacttatacaagttaaaaaataaataaaatacttatatagcatgagttaatttaaaaaataattttatattttaaatttttaaaattaattcttgccatataaataatataaatagagtATTCTATATATCGGCTTGCAAATAGAAGAACCCAATCAACTTATAACAtaccaaattaaataaaagtgcTATCTTAAGATtcaagcatattttttttaaaatctcatattgAACCTACAATACATCTAGAAGGAGCAAATATGTGTTTTACAATAACGATGGcaaatttaaatgaattttttgacCAATTGcactcaacaaaataaataaataatatcataaacaaacaaatacaCAAACAACTTGCGActttacaaatagattttttggaaaactttaaagaaattcaatatagtagaaattattttgtaaaaagcttTGTATAAACTAAATATGGCTTGCAACTCTTCAATATAGCTGAAAGTTTTTCTGGCTATGCATTAATTGATTTTGTAGTTATGCCAAACTCCAAAGACTTGTGTTCAagtctcctttttcttttaggtCTTTTTCCACTAATTTTCTTTGATTCCTCTTATTCAACTGTGGCCCCTCGTTCTCAACTTGTAAAATGACGGTAGTTGAGGCATCGGGATTTTGGCTCTAACATCTACCATTATTATAAATCACCAGTACCTTCCCAAACTTCCCAAAAAAACACCACTTACTCAAaatcactttttcttttaaaaagtcaCCATTTAATTAAGGTATGCActatggcctcccctagggatcatccgTACACTCTGGCTCCCTTCATCACACGACGAGTAATGACCGTGCGCGTGACTTTATAATGAGCGATACCCAACTCTGCGCCTAGCACGTACGTGACCAGCATCCTTTAGCCTTTGTCAGTGGAAAGGCCATAGAGTCAGTATGAGAGTGTTATCGTCTTGCTCAAGCCAGTTATCGCTAGTGACAAGCCAGGGGATGTCACTCccaagtgaccagaggagcttcACCAAGATATTGTCCCATATCGGCTTGGGATCGTGATCCACATAAAGtccatataatcattttattaatgcatgcaccatggtctcccctagggaccattcGCACACTCTGGCTCCTTTCGTCACACCACAGTTAA
Coding sequences within it:
- the LOC108994561 gene encoding putative disease resistance RPP13-like protein 1 translates to MGGIGKTTLAQLVYNDKKVESFFDLKAWACVSEDFDVAAVTKTILQSLTSENCDDKDLNSLQVKLKEKLLGKRFLVILDDVWNENYNDWTLLRAPFEAGAPKSSIIVTTRIQKVSSLMRNKEVEPFKLGELSNEACLSIFTQHALDAKDFSAHPNLKDIGEELIKRCKGLPLAVKTIGGVLRSKNEDRNEWEKVLKNKIWDISVKESGIVPALMLSYHHLPSHLKRCFAYCSILPKDYEFEEKEVVLLWMAEGLIQPLQDEEEMEDLGFEYFRNLLSRSFFQQSRINESQFVMHDLINDLAQSVASNTSFRMEDRVGGNKHENIPIKARHSSYLGSKFDVTKKFEVFSKFTSLRTFLPLMLPDPGYCYLAHHVPFELVPTLRFLRVLSFNGYCITELPDSIGDFKHLRYLNLSDTRIRLLPESITSLYNLQTLLLENCIRLKKLPLMFRNLVNLRHLNIEGADSLERMPMQIGKLTCLQTLSNLVLGKDSCSGIKELGPLKHLRGTLRISRLENVIDPKNAKDAELIKKTKISELWLKCSEYIDESKDRTSELEVLNGLWPHDALMELVIINYGGTKFPNWLTSPSFPDMVSLRLENCYKCTSLPPLGKYLPSLKNLWIKGMANVKSVGSEFCGGNLETLHFYDMEEWENWSPCEVLPNLRKLSLCLCPKLLGKLPNNLPLLNKVEIIDCVQLVVSISSFPDKCKFNIGECEGVVCESKVTFKSITFYTSLSEISDQGVDMEGLAELENLSIESCEELTTLWSDKVGSLPHLPFLHSLDISNCPKLVSLVAEEVDQDRLQLRITSFTIHDCIALKSLPKVLMYNNTCLQFIEIKKCDSLTHFARSHLPPALRKLYISNCKSMRNLVEDDDNDTNNSSCSCGITSLLEVLYVSNCPSLEFLTSSGELPATLQCLDIYSCPKLESVAKSFHHNSFLTSINISSCENLQFLNGGELLPSNLRHLYIFNCEKMQGLQNGIHNLTSLRDLEIRNCPSILSFSKEGFPTNLAILSIAYLKITKALFDWGLDKLTYLNHLEIGGCQHLVSFPDMTLPASLTSLRISDFSNLECLSSEGLRKLTSLKTLWIFECEKLTCFSKDGLPPSLLELDISNCQKLMSLPKYGLPPSLQKLAIGGCPLLEERCKKDQRGEWRKIANIPCVRINGVDIYDTKTEEYVYDTGMEE